CTTGTCGGTCTTTCCTGGCGTCTGGCAGCCGTCCGGTGCATTGTCGTGGGCATGGTATGGGCCTTCATCCTGGGGGTTTTGGTCGGCAAGGGCTACAAGCCGGAAAACGTGGTTCCGGAGATCGCCAGGCTGATGCCGGAGTCCCAGGTCGTTCAGAAAGCCGAGGAGCCGGGGGTGCTCAAGGCCGAGGAACTGGAGTACTTCGACGCCCTGAAGCGGGCCAAGCCGGTCCCGGCCGAGGAGCACGCCAAGCCACGGTCCGAATCGAAGCCGGAACCGAAGCCGGAACCCAAGACTCCGCCCAAGGCAAGTCCTTCGGATCCAGTACAGACCCATGCCGTAGTCCCGAGCAAACCCGAGCGGAACGAGGCCATCGCTCCACCGGCCCGGCAGAAAGCCTCGGCCGATCAGGACGGCGGGGACGAAGACTCCACGGTCTACCAGTATATTTATCAAGTGGCATCCTTCAAGGACAGACCTTCGGCCCAGACCTTTATACGCAAGCTGGATGCCTTGGG
This portion of the Deltaproteobacteria bacterium genome encodes:
- a CDS encoding SPOR domain-containing protein — its product is LVGLSWRLAAVRCIVVGMVWAFILGVLVGKGYKPENVVPEIARLMPESQVVQKAEEPGVLKAEELEYFDALKRAKPVPAEEHAKPRSESKPEPKPEPKTPPKASPSDPVQTHAVVPSKPERNEAIAPPARQKASADQDGGDEDSTVYQYIYQVASFKDRPSAQTFIRKLDALGVRSSISETTIDGRPWFRVLAYFRGTPKDTREFKSKLASLGVTKALMKSKIPL